One window from the genome of Acinetobacter lanii encodes:
- the metX gene encoding homoserine O-succinyltransferase MetX, which produces MSFPADSVGIVTPQKFQFEEPLALECGRILPRFDLMVETYGTLNADKSNAILICHALSGHHHAAGYHHEDDKKAGWWDACIGPGKAIDTSKFFVVALNNIGGCSGSTGPTSPNPENENRPYGPDFPLVTVRDWIKTQAMLSDRLGIDVWYSVIGGSLGGMQALQWSVDYPDRLKNCVIIASAPKLSAQNIAFNEVARQSILSDPDFHHGRYLENDSYPKRGLILARMVGHITYLSEEAMKQKFGRDLKSGKFMYGFDVEFQVESYLRYQGEQFSRNFDANTYLIMTKALDYFDPSREYEQSLQKAMANTKCRFLVVSFTTDWRFAPERSQEIVDALITSQKPVSYIDIDAEQGHDSFLFPIPLYVKTLRAFLGGPEHLQATPKETV; this is translated from the coding sequence GTGTCTTTTCCAGCTGACTCTGTGGGTATTGTTACGCCACAAAAGTTTCAATTTGAAGAACCACTGGCATTAGAATGTGGTCGAATTCTCCCTCGTTTCGACTTAATGGTTGAAACTTATGGCACGCTCAATGCCGATAAATCCAATGCCATTCTGATTTGCCATGCCCTCTCTGGTCACCACCATGCTGCAGGCTATCATCATGAAGATGATAAAAAAGCCGGCTGGTGGGATGCATGCATTGGCCCAGGCAAAGCGATTGATACCTCTAAATTTTTCGTGGTTGCTTTAAACAACATTGGTGGCTGTAGCGGTTCTACAGGTCCTACCTCACCGAATCCTGAAAATGAAAATCGTCCTTATGGTCCAGATTTTCCATTGGTGACAGTACGTGATTGGATCAAGACCCAAGCGATGCTGTCGGATCGTTTGGGTATTGATGTTTGGTACTCTGTGATTGGTGGCTCACTCGGTGGGATGCAAGCGTTGCAATGGTCGGTGGATTATCCTGATCGTTTAAAAAACTGTGTGATCATTGCCAGCGCACCAAAACTGTCTGCACAAAATATTGCCTTCAACGAAGTGGCACGTCAGTCAATTTTATCTGATCCAGATTTCCATCATGGCCGTTATTTGGAAAATGACAGTTATCCTAAACGTGGTTTAATTTTGGCCCGTATGGTCGGTCATATTACCTACTTGTCTGAAGAAGCGATGAAACAAAAATTTGGTCGTGACTTAAAGTCAGGCAAATTTATGTATGGCTTTGACGTCGAGTTCCAAGTTGAAAGTTATTTACGTTATCAAGGTGAGCAATTCAGCCGTAACTTTGATGCCAATACCTACTTGATCATGACCAAAGCATTGGATTATTTCGATCCTTCGCGTGAATACGAGCAGTCTTTGCAAAAAGCCATGGCCAACACGAAGTGTCGTTTCTTGGTGGTGTCATTTACCACGGATTGGCGGTTTGCGCCTGAACGCTCTCAAGAAATTGTCGATGCACTGATTACCAGTCAAAAACCGGTCAGTTATATCGATATTGATGCTGAACAAGGACATGATTCGTTCTTGTTCCCGATTCCTCTGTATGTAAAGACACTGCGTGCGTTCTTAGGTGGCCCTGAACATTTACAAGCAACACCGAAGGAGA